The Oceanisphaera avium genome includes a region encoding these proteins:
- a CDS encoding EAL domain-containing protein: MKRFFASSATFGKQYGHLFAIKFLLSASLLITMIYLGSTASHTLSKIRAHNSLLEQRTYEVPWSLMQLQLEMHRFLDAVRLRHADSISQDEFMLRYDILWSRTPLLLSQKFTRSPGAGPELGLLIRQIDNRIHELEPIVEALTPNSSDYLIILTALSPYLPPLARSVSSLMHQNVRFYAEYDQAYRELGKVLFQRISGFFVTLILLLVLLFRELYRYWGLQQRDPLTGLPNRFALQRLMGHLLERQQPFSVTALEIKNLDSYYQRFGFAVVDKLLKSCSERLKDNLLEHEVLGLPRQNKMFILGKGVVELADIRAQISRLNHALSGKIVIDGYDFYIEPLMGVVLSPSDADNLVDIQARGDLALALCKQEQQAYVFFDPSLIKEMSRRQQLAKDLPAALTSSSLTLELQPLMAWPTAQCVGLQVLTSWHHPHYGVIAPNELLRVTELYQCSESVLLWSLQTICSQLKVWQRHCAQPLFVTLPLPAALFRPGIEATLITVLQDFSLPAHSLVLEISENTLAPDMKKATRLLSRINATGIRVMLTDFGNGSAPIGPLSQLRFDWLKLDSAFCTGIEHAGEARSQLRSLIAIAELLAAKVVCSGVDHASELAALEEMASGLLIQGEAVSELLFATEVTPWLQHLNYR; this comes from the coding sequence ATGAAACGTTTTTTTGCCAGCTCAGCTACGTTCGGTAAACAATATGGCCATCTCTTTGCGATTAAATTTTTATTAAGCGCCAGCTTATTAATCACCATGATATATTTGGGTAGCACCGCTAGCCACACCTTAAGTAAAATCCGCGCCCACAATAGCTTGCTTGAACAGCGCACTTATGAAGTGCCTTGGTCATTAATGCAGCTACAATTAGAAATGCATCGCTTCTTAGATGCCGTGCGATTACGCCACGCCGACTCCATTAGCCAAGATGAATTTATGTTGCGCTACGATATTTTATGGAGCAGAACCCCGCTGCTATTAAGCCAAAAATTTACCCGCAGTCCAGGAGCAGGCCCTGAGCTTGGCTTATTGATCCGCCAAATTGATAATCGCATCCACGAACTGGAACCCATAGTAGAGGCGCTCACGCCCAACTCCAGTGATTACCTCATTATTTTAACGGCACTTAGTCCTTATTTGCCGCCGCTGGCCCGTTCAGTGAGTTCGCTTATGCATCAAAATGTGCGCTTTTATGCTGAATATGACCAAGCGTACCGAGAATTGGGTAAAGTATTATTTCAACGGATCAGTGGTTTTTTTGTGACCTTAATCCTGTTGCTCGTGCTGTTATTTCGAGAACTCTATCGCTATTGGGGCTTACAACAGCGCGATCCGCTGACTGGGTTGCCTAATCGGTTTGCCTTACAGCGTTTAATGGGTCATTTATTAGAGCGACAGCAGCCTTTTAGTGTGACAGCGTTAGAGATTAAAAATCTCGACTCATATTACCAGCGTTTTGGTTTTGCTGTGGTTGATAAGCTATTAAAAAGTTGTAGCGAGCGTTTAAAAGATAACTTACTAGAGCATGAGGTATTAGGCTTACCGCGCCAAAATAAGATGTTCATACTTGGTAAGGGCGTGGTGGAGCTTGCGGATATTCGCGCGCAAATTTCACGGTTGAATCATGCTCTTAGTGGAAAAATCGTGATTGATGGCTATGACTTTTATATTGAACCGCTAATGGGGGTGGTGTTATCTCCCTCGGATGCAGATAATTTAGTGGATATTCAAGCGCGCGGTGATTTGGCGCTGGCTTTGTGCAAACAAGAACAACAAGCCTATGTCTTTTTTGATCCCTCTCTTATAAAAGAAATGTCTCGGCGCCAACAGTTGGCAAAAGATTTACCCGCCGCGCTCACTAGCAGTAGTTTAACCTTGGAATTGCAGCCGTTAATGGCTTGGCCTACGGCTCAATGTGTTGGCTTACAAGTATTAACCAGTTGGCACCATCCTCACTATGGCGTGATAGCACCTAATGAACTGCTGCGCGTGACCGAGCTTTATCAATGTTCAGAAAGCGTGTTGTTGTGGAGTTTACAAACCATATGTAGCCAATTAAAAGTATGGCAGCGCCACTGTGCACAGCCTTTATTTGTTACTTTGCCGCTTCCTGCGGCGTTATTTCGCCCCGGCATTGAGGCCACTTTAATAACGGTATTACAAGACTTCTCCTTACCTGCGCATAGTTTAGTTTTGGAGATAAGTGAAAATACGCTGGCACCAGACATGAAAAAAGCGACCCGCTTACTTTCGCGCATTAATGCTACCGGTATTCGTGTGATGTTAACTGACTTTGGTAATGGCAGTGCGCCTATTGGCCCCTTATCACAACTAAGATTTGATTGGTTAAAACTAGATAGTGCTTTTTGCACGGGCATTGAGCATGCGGGAGAGGCCAGATCGCAGCTTAGAAGCTTAATTGCTATAGCTGAGTTATTGGCGGCTAAGGTGGTATGTAGTGGCGTAGATCATGCCAGTGAGCTGGCGGCATTAGAAGAAATGGCCAGTGGCTTATTAATCCAAGGAGAAGCGGTGAGTGAATTATTATTCGCGACTGAAGTCACTCCTTGGTTACAGCATTTAAATTACCGGTAA
- a CDS encoding molybdopterin-binding protein has product MKLLAGILLLCGMGVAHALPEPIVLTMYGDIEHQGQYYPQWDFTLSELQALPQAQITTAHPWSTQPHTYSGVDLTALLASLFSDKTVSSLSLEALNGFSIALDWADIKIYQPILAWQDNNHIMTQRNQGPLWLMLPFDQVPRIKQADFIHFMVWQLRTIKVITEPK; this is encoded by the coding sequence ATGAAGTTGCTAGCTGGAATATTATTGCTGTGTGGCATGGGTGTTGCTCATGCTTTGCCGGAGCCGATTGTATTAACCATGTACGGCGATATAGAACACCAGGGGCAGTATTATCCTCAATGGGATTTTACTCTTAGTGAGCTGCAAGCGCTGCCGCAAGCTCAGATCACTACTGCTCACCCCTGGAGCACGCAGCCTCACACTTATAGTGGCGTGGACTTAACCGCGCTGCTGGCCAGCTTATTTAGTGATAAAACCGTAAGCAGTCTGAGTTTAGAGGCGCTAAATGGCTTTAGTATAGCGCTAGACTGGGCGGATATTAAGATTTACCAACCTATTCTCGCGTGGCAAGACAACAATCATATTATGACGCAACGTAACCAAGGTCCGTTATGGTTAATGCTACCTTTTGATCAAGTGCCGCGAATAAAGCAGGCTGACTTTATTCATTTTATGGTATGGCAACTCAGGACCATAAAAGTGATCACGGAGCCTAAATGA